A section of the Leptospira kobayashii genome encodes:
- a CDS encoding helix-turn-helix domain-containing protein produces the protein MDLKEAIGFLWLGAGGIFCIVWSISFLVKREENSSLRFRWAFVLFSTGLWLISGAFFFSKLYILFPGITLFHIPFVLASAPVLYEYFVLLVLDKKPKLSFFLYLPAVLSVLLLIPFYLKSTGEQILFFSSPPSSGYQASVLSLNLAIKLGILLSAGLFLFKYILPFVSWGMFLKKGGRLTLVFFLLICLDLSVGTFGFLFKVSFLRELSALLLPFLMFFYFIAREVWKPFISQVKEEIKRSKYEKSKLVNLNIESIKDEIQRLMSEERIYCDEDLNLTRFSELVGIRPQQMSELLNIHFEKSFFHFINDYRIAEAKKILLEDPKRSVLSIADSVGFNSKSTFNRAFLEKEGKTPTEFKEKSAKESSKTKRKVS, from the coding sequence ATGGACCTGAAAGAAGCGATCGGCTTTTTGTGGTTAGGCGCAGGCGGAATTTTTTGTATCGTTTGGTCGATCTCATTCTTAGTTAAACGGGAAGAGAACTCTTCTCTCCGATTTCGTTGGGCCTTTGTTCTTTTTTCCACAGGCTTATGGCTTATCTCAGGCGCTTTCTTTTTTTCCAAATTGTACATTTTGTTTCCGGGAATTACACTGTTCCACATTCCTTTTGTTTTGGCATCGGCACCCGTTCTTTACGAATACTTTGTTTTGTTGGTGCTGGATAAAAAACCGAAACTATCCTTCTTTCTCTATCTTCCCGCGGTGCTTTCCGTTTTACTATTGATTCCTTTTTATCTGAAATCCACAGGAGAACAAATTTTATTTTTTTCTTCTCCACCTTCTTCGGGTTACCAGGCTTCGGTTTTATCTCTCAATCTTGCAATCAAACTGGGGATACTACTGTCGGCAGGATTGTTTCTTTTTAAATACATATTACCATTTGTTAGTTGGGGAATGTTCTTGAAAAAAGGAGGAAGACTGACTCTTGTTTTTTTTCTTCTGATTTGTTTGGATCTTTCGGTCGGCACTTTCGGATTTTTGTTTAAGGTTTCTTTTTTGCGGGAGCTCAGTGCGCTTCTCCTTCCTTTTTTGATGTTCTTTTATTTTATCGCCCGGGAAGTTTGGAAACCTTTTATCTCTCAAGTCAAAGAGGAAATCAAACGATCCAAATATGAAAAATCGAAACTAGTCAATTTGAATATTGAATCGATTAAAGATGAAATACAAAGATTGATGTCGGAGGAACGGATCTATTGCGATGAAGATTTGAATCTGACCCGATTTTCCGAATTGGTAGGTATTCGTCCTCAACAGATGTCGGAACTACTCAATATCCATTTTGAAAAAAGTTTTTTTCATTTTATCAACGACTATCGTATCGCAGAGGCTAAGAAGATTTTACTCGAAGATCCCAAACGATCCGTTCTCTCCATCGCGGACTCGGTCGGATTCAATTCCAAATCCACATTCAATCGGGCTTTTTTGGAGAAAGAAGGAAAGACTCCGACCGAATTCAAAGAAAAGAGTGCGAAGGAATCCTCTAAGACTAAAAGAAAGGTATCATAG